Proteins co-encoded in one Ictalurus furcatus strain D&B chromosome 9, Billie_1.0, whole genome shotgun sequence genomic window:
- the LOC128612940 gene encoding protein ELYS-like, with product MWQEMSQHHKTTCLELRCDIEDKYRGSSIIQGMVAHMHKQYGPLWVSEDCTYQTYPPPSLHSLLKLVLVPYTDTTSALAIIMYFVLDVSNMQCKGDLLESFCHTFSIPSSFSQQIYGLWLLDHGFVSNSLGKLLSPESSSAWLSCHSYAVLRTLLRQGQRQAALKYLYYTKPAIENTQDARLYVDVLIQNKYMKINLIDCHISRCHYK from the exons ATGTGGCAGGAGATGAGCCAGCACCACAAGACAACTTGTCTGGAGCTGCG ATGTGACATTGAGGATAAATATAGAGGGAGCTCCATTATTCAGGGTATGGTGGCTCATATGCACAAACAATATGGACCACTATGGGTTTCAGAAGACTGCACCTACCAGACTTACCCACCACCTTCACTACACTCTCTTCTAAAGCTAGTACTGGTCCCTTATACAGACACCACATCTGCCCTAGCCATT ATAATGTATTTTGTTCTGGATGTGTCTAACATGCAGTGTAAAGGTGACCTCCTGGAGTCTTTCTGTCATACCTTTAGCATACCATCCAGCTTCTCCCAACAGATCTATGGATTGTGGCTCCTAGACCATGGCTTTGTATCT AATTCACTTGGAAAGCTTTTGAGCCCAGAGAGCAGTTCAGCATGGTTATCATGTCACAGTTATGCTGTGTTAAGGACCTTGCTgagacaggggcagagacaagCAGCACTGAAGTACCTTTACTACACCAAGCCTGCTATAGAGAATACTCAGGATGCCAGACTGTATGTGGATGTGCTCATACAGAACaagtatatgaaaataaatcttATTGACTGCCATATAAGTAGGTGTCATTATAAGTAG